The Methanobacteriaceae archaeon DNA window AATTCATTAAATATTCAGTAAATAGGTGATTAAATGATACCCCGTATTCCATCAGGAATTTCAAGTTTTGACGATATGGTTTCCAGTAATGGTACTGGAGGTATTCCAGAAAATACAGTCACATTAGTATATGGGCCTCCTAAAGTAGGAAAATCCATATTTTGCTACCAATTCATGTACAACGGACTAAAAGAAAGCGAACCATGCCTCTACATCACCACAGACTATGGTATAAAACAACTACAACAAAATACTTTAGATTTTGGATGGGAATTAAGCACATATTTCAATGAAGAAACTTTGTATCTAATTGATGCCATATCAAGCGTTTCTGGTAACAAAGTAATAGACACTCCAACTTATGCTTCATCTTCAGTACACAATCCCACAGACATTATGGTTAAATTAGGAGTTGGAACCAGATTTATATCAAAAAAATCAGCACGTTTTAGATCAATCCTCGATTCACTCACTACATTAATGGCTTTCAATGACGAAATGTTAATTGTGAGAGTCCTAACCGCATATATAATGCGCATTAAAGAATCAGGAGGGACTGCAATTGTGACTTATACTGAAGGATCAGCAGATTCTAAAGTCGAAGCAATGTTAAAATCTATAGTAGATAACATAATTCATCTTAATGGAGATGAAATAACAATTGAAGCCATGGTTGGTGTTGGAAAGAAAAAATCTAGTTATACTGTGAATGAAAATGGTATTTCTATTGGAACCTCTGATAAATAAAAATAATATCCAATAAACACAACATTCATTGTAGAGTATGCCTCCAAAAAACAATCATAGTAAAAATTGATTATGAACATAACTACTATTAAAATAGTTGATTTGTTTAGATTTAACACGTGGTTATAATGACAAAATACTATCAATCTGGCATTCCAGGTTTCGACGCTTTAATTGGTGAAGAAGGATTAGAAATCAGCGAAGATTCAGTAGCCCTCATATATGGACCCCCTAAAGTAGGAAAATCCATTTTCTGCTACCAATTCATGTACAACGGACTAGAGGAAAGCGAGCCATGCCTCTACATAACAGCTGACTAT harbors:
- a CDS encoding RAD55 family ATPase encodes the protein MIPRIPSGISSFDDMVSSNGTGGIPENTVTLVYGPPKVGKSIFCYQFMYNGLKESEPCLYITTDYGIKQLQQNTLDFGWELSTYFNEETLYLIDAISSVSGNKVIDTPTYASSSVHNPTDIMVKLGVGTRFISKKSARFRSILDSLTTLMAFNDEMLIVRVLTAYIMRIKESGGTAIVTYTEGSADSKVEAMLKSIVDNIIHLNGDEITIEAMVGVGKKKSSYTVNENGISIGTSDK